The following coding sequences lie in one Calidithermus timidus DSM 17022 genomic window:
- the rpsT gene encoding 30S ribosomal protein S20 — MAQKKSTRNPSAMKRHRQSLKRRALNRSKKATIKTVTKKALALAQAGNAEEAIETMRYAESLIDKAAKGSTLHKRAAARKKSRLMAGVNKLLAAAKA; from the coding sequence ATGGCACAGAAGAAAAGCACCCGCAACCCTTCCGCGATGAAGCGGCACCGCCAGTCCCTCAAGCGGCGTGCCCTCAACCGCTCCAAGAAGGCCACCATCAAGACCGTGACCAAGAAAGCCTTGGCCCTGGCCCAGGCTGGCAACGCTGAAGAGGCCATCGAGACCATGCGCTATGCCGAAAGCCTCATCGATAAGGCCGCCAAGGGCTCTACCTTGCACAAGCGGGCCGCTGCACGCAAGAAGTCTCGGCTGATGGCCGGTGTCAACAAGCTACTGGCCGCTGCTAAGGCTTGA
- the guaB gene encoding IMP dehydrogenase, whose protein sequence is MLRTAPEPVSKTEKIALEALTFDDVLLVPAYSEVLPREVSTRTRLTRRLWLNIPILSAAMDTVTEEGMAVAMAREGGLGVIHKNLSIEEQAAMVRKVKRSEAGMIHDPVTLPPTATLEDAERLMREYKIGGLPVVDFFGKLLGLVTNRDLRFERELRRSVSEVMTPLERLVTAPPGTTLEEAEELLRQHKIEKLPLVDGEGKLKGLLTLKDLSKRRKYPHAAKDAQGRLLVGAAIGVAKDLDERAAALVEAGVDVLVLDSAHGHSRGILLALESLKGRYGEGVQIIAGNVATAEGARALAERGADAVKVGIGPGSICTTRVVTGVGVPQISAILEAVRGLEGLDVPVIADGGIKYSGDVAKAIAAGAHSVMLGSMLAGTEEAPGEEVLREGRRYKLYRGMGSLGAMRQGSADRYFQDSGKGEKTEAKKLVPEGIEGMVPYKGPVGDVLYQVVGGLRAAMGYCGTPDIEAFRTQTRFARITNAGLIESHPHDVVVVKEAPNYSR, encoded by the coding sequence ATGTTGCGGACTGCGCCCGAACCCGTCAGCAAAACCGAGAAGATCGCCCTCGAAGCCCTGACCTTCGACGACGTGCTGCTCGTCCCGGCGTATTCCGAGGTCCTGCCCAGAGAGGTCTCTACCCGCACCCGCCTCACCCGCCGCTTATGGCTCAACATCCCGATTCTCTCGGCGGCGATGGACACCGTTACCGAGGAAGGGATGGCCGTGGCCATGGCCCGCGAGGGGGGCCTGGGGGTCATTCACAAGAATCTCTCCATCGAGGAGCAGGCCGCGATGGTGCGCAAGGTCAAGCGCTCCGAGGCGGGTATGATCCACGACCCCGTGACCTTGCCCCCCACCGCGACCCTCGAGGACGCCGAGCGCCTGATGCGGGAGTACAAGATCGGCGGCTTGCCGGTGGTCGACTTCTTCGGCAAGTTGCTGGGACTGGTGACCAACCGCGACCTGCGCTTTGAGCGTGAGTTGCGCCGCTCGGTCAGCGAGGTCATGACCCCGCTCGAGCGCCTCGTCACCGCCCCTCCCGGCACCACGCTCGAGGAGGCGGAGGAACTGTTGCGCCAGCACAAGATCGAAAAACTGCCCCTGGTGGATGGCGAGGGCAAGCTCAAGGGCCTGCTGACACTCAAGGACCTTAGCAAGCGCCGGAAGTACCCCCATGCCGCCAAGGATGCCCAGGGTCGCCTGCTGGTGGGGGCAGCCATCGGGGTAGCGAAGGACCTGGACGAGCGGGCTGCTGCGCTGGTCGAGGCCGGGGTTGACGTACTGGTGCTCGACAGCGCCCATGGCCACAGCCGGGGGATCCTGCTGGCGCTGGAGAGCCTCAAGGGCCGCTACGGCGAGGGGGTTCAGATCATCGCGGGCAACGTGGCCACGGCGGAGGGGGCCCGGGCCCTGGCCGAGCGCGGAGCCGACGCGGTCAAGGTGGGCATCGGCCCCGGCTCGATCTGCACGACGCGGGTGGTGACTGGGGTGGGCGTGCCCCAGATCTCGGCGATCCTCGAGGCCGTGCGCGGCCTGGAGGGCCTAGACGTTCCGGTCATCGCCGATGGGGGGATCAAGTACTCGGGCGACGTGGCCAAGGCCATCGCCGCCGGAGCCCATAGCGTGATGCTGGGTTCGATGCTCGCCGGCACCGAAGAAGCTCCCGGTGAGGAAGTGCTCAGAGAGGGGCGGCGCTACAAGCTCTACCGGGGTATGGGTTCTTTGGGAGCCATGCGCCAGGGTTCCGCCGATCGCTACTTCCAGGATTCCGGCAAAGGTGAGAAGACCGAGGCCAAGAAGCTCGTCCCTGAAGGGATTGAAGGCATGGTGCCTTACAAGGGTCCGGTGGGAGACGTGCTCTATCAGGTTGTTGGTGGCCTGCGGGCGGCGATGGGCTACTGTGGCACCCCTGATATCGAAGCCTTCCGCACCCAGACCCGCTTCGCCCGCATCACCAATGCAGGCCTCATCGAGAGCCATCCCCACGACGTGGTGGTGGTGAAGGAGGCGCCCAACTACTCGCGCTGA
- the galE gene encoding UDP-glucose 4-epimerase GalE, which yields MKVLITGGAGYIGSTVASALEDSGHTPVILDSLVTGRPEFIRGRAFYHGDIAERSLLERVFREHPDIHATIHCAALIVVPESVEQPYLYYRENVCKSLELFKNLEELGYPRVVFSSSASIYDTVPGFKVTEDSPLKPGSPYARTKYMMEMVLQDLTRATRLRGIALRYFNPIGADPKLRSGLQVRDPSHVLGRLVDTALGKLPYFQITGTDYPTRDGTGIRDYIHVWDLAMAHVRAVERFDEALAKTSNSYEVINLGSGHGNTVKELVAAFEKVWGSPINKREGPRRPGDTAGAYANADKAWELLGWKTELSLEEGIRSALEWGKKRKEVLGYA from the coding sequence ATGAAAGTTCTGATCACCGGCGGAGCCGGCTATATCGGCAGCACCGTGGCCAGCGCCCTGGAGGACAGCGGCCACACCCCCGTCATCCTCGATTCTTTAGTCACCGGTCGCCCGGAGTTCATACGGGGCCGGGCCTTCTATCACGGCGACATCGCCGAGCGCAGCCTATTGGAGCGCGTCTTTCGCGAGCACCCCGACATCCACGCCACCATCCACTGCGCCGCCCTGATCGTCGTGCCCGAATCGGTCGAGCAGCCCTACCTCTACTACCGCGAGAACGTCTGCAAGTCGCTCGAGCTGTTCAAGAACCTCGAGGAGCTGGGCTATCCCCGGGTGGTCTTCAGCTCCTCGGCTTCCATCTACGACACCGTGCCGGGGTTCAAGGTTACCGAGGACTCCCCCTTGAAGCCAGGCTCCCCCTATGCCCGCACCAAATACATGATGGAGATGGTGCTGCAAGACCTCACCCGCGCCACCCGCCTGCGGGGAATCGCCCTGCGCTACTTCAATCCTATTGGGGCCGACCCCAAGCTGCGCTCGGGGTTGCAGGTGCGCGATCCATCCCACGTGCTGGGCCGACTGGTGGACACCGCCTTGGGCAAACTCCCCTACTTCCAGATCACCGGCACCGACTACCCCACCCGCGACGGCACCGGCATTCGCGACTACATCCACGTCTGGGATCTGGCCATGGCCCACGTCAGGGCCGTCGAGCGCTTCGACGAGGCGCTGGCCAAGACCTCCAACAGCTACGAGGTCATCAACCTCGGCAGTGGCCACGGCAACACCGTGAAGGAACTGGTGGCGGCATTTGAAAAGGTCTGGGGCTCGCCCATCAACAAGCGCGAAGGCCCCCGTCGCCCCGGCGACACGGCGGGAGCCTACGCCAACGCCGATAAAGCCTGGGAACTGCTGGGCTGGAAAACGGAGCTCAGCCTCGAGGAGGGCATCCGCAGCGCCCTCGAGTGGGGCAAGAAGCGCAAGGAAGTGCTGGGTTACGCCTGA
- a CDS encoding V-type ATP synthase subunit D → MAEQVSPTRSTLLAKRDQRRLALQGADLLKNKRDALIGEFFALVQDSLKAREALNAAAKDAYFSLLIAKAFDTPEAVESLSGTPVSVHMEVESLYGVKVPRISAPEGNGALAFSPIGVGSKTLEATTAFRALAEAIIEVANTENRLRKIGEEIKKTNRRVNALEQITIPEINEQIKFISDTLDQRALEEVTTLKRIKAKIEEREAQEAGVISAHLEKGAGL, encoded by the coding sequence ATGGCTGAACAAGTCTCACCCACGCGCTCCACGCTACTGGCCAAGCGTGATCAGCGCCGCCTGGCTCTGCAGGGCGCCGATCTGCTCAAAAATAAACGCGACGCGCTGATCGGGGAGTTCTTCGCCCTGGTGCAGGACTCGCTCAAGGCCCGTGAAGCCCTGAACGCCGCCGCCAAGGACGCTTACTTCAGCTTGCTCATCGCCAAGGCCTTCGACACCCCCGAGGCGGTGGAGTCTCTCTCGGGTACGCCGGTGAGCGTACACATGGAGGTCGAGAGCCTCTACGGCGTAAAGGTGCCCAGGATCAGCGCTCCCGAGGGCAACGGGGCATTGGCGTTCAGCCCCATCGGGGTGGGTTCCAAGACCCTCGAGGCCACCACCGCTTTCAGGGCCCTGGCCGAGGCCATCATCGAGGTCGCCAACACCGAAAACCGCCTGCGCAAGATCGGTGAGGAGATCAAGAAGACCAACCGCCGGGTCAACGCCCTCGAGCAGATCACCATCCCCGAGATAAACGAGCAGATCAAGTTCATCTCCGACACCCTCGACCAGCGGGCTCTGGAGGAGGTGACCACCCTCAAGCGCATTAAGGCCAAGATCGAGGAGCGCGAGGCCCAGGAAGCCGGCGTCATCTCGGCGCACCTCGAGAAGGGCGCGGGCTTGTAG
- the thrB gene encoding homoserine kinase gives MITDVFEVLVPATLANLGSGFDALGVAVDIYLEVRAQPAECDRFVYTGEGQVPPTADNLVHQGYRAAWAELGQAAPPVALWANNPIPLARGMGSSSAALVAGAAIADRMSGGKLGQDGVFAVTARIEGHPDNVAPAIYGGFVAALADPPIAIPLPVPEVRFVLAIPAYEVPTPLARAALPRHYSLQDAVFNLARSALWPAALASGRLEVLREAAKDRLHQPYRAHLMPGLEAALEAAYTAGALAAFVGGAGPTVAAVVRPGMEGAVRQALAGYAGQDGRTLILGPGAGYTWKEI, from the coding sequence ATGATTACGGACGTGTTTGAGGTCCTGGTTCCGGCGACTCTGGCCAACCTGGGCTCGGGCTTTGATGCTCTAGGGGTAGCCGTGGATATCTACCTCGAGGTCCGCGCCCAGCCGGCGGAGTGCGATCGCTTCGTTTACACGGGGGAAGGGCAGGTGCCCCCCACCGCCGACAACCTCGTTCACCAGGGCTACCGTGCGGCCTGGGCCGAGCTGGGCCAGGCCGCTCCGCCAGTCGCCTTGTGGGCCAACAACCCCATTCCGCTGGCGCGGGGCATGGGCAGCAGTTCGGCAGCGCTGGTCGCAGGTGCGGCCATCGCCGACCGCATGAGCGGGGGGAAGCTGGGCCAGGACGGGGTCTTTGCCGTCACCGCCCGCATCGAGGGCCACCCTGACAACGTGGCCCCCGCCATCTACGGCGGCTTCGTGGCGGCCCTGGCCGACCCCCCCATCGCCATCCCCCTGCCCGTGCCCGAGGTGCGCTTCGTGCTGGCGATCCCGGCCTACGAGGTGCCTACCCCGCTGGCGCGGGCCGCATTGCCCCGGCATTATTCCTTACAAGACGCGGTCTTCAACCTCGCCCGCAGCGCGCTGTGGCCGGCTGCGCTGGCCAGTGGGAGGCTCGAGGTGCTGCGCGAGGCAGCTAAAGACCGTCTGCACCAGCCCTACCGTGCCCACCTGATGCCGGGTCTGGAGGCGGCGCTCGAGGCAGCCTACACCGCCGGAGCCTTGGCGGCTTTCGTGGGAGGTGCGGGGCCGACGGTGGCGGCAGTCGTCCGCCCTGGAATGGAGGGCGCGGTGCGGCAAGCGCTGGCGGGGTACGCCGGTCAGGACGGTCGAACCCTTATTCTAGGACCGGGAGCAGGGTATACGTGGAAGGAGATCTGA
- a CDS encoding DUF4388 domain-containing protein, translating into MEGDLSIIPIVDIMELLHDGRRTGRLELKVGELPLTLRFVRGEVVGGGIWDWEGLEAISTFPLHAHEGHFEFVNELQTGTPLMGFKTFMGEWARLNDEWSRFHRLLDSPSRVVESPRPVEPFAILVGGKSVRAAAKAWGVPLIVAAERAWRGLHEGDLVPLRKYAWFALRIRHPSARRTQASSLTRLEDKITVALDGTRNMGEIIQSGGLELSAVRRYLVGALLSGEIQPPGRGWLLRDLLWELEAETRSSAPA; encoded by the coding sequence GTGGAAGGAGATCTGAGCATCATCCCCATCGTCGACATCATGGAGCTGCTCCATGACGGGCGCCGCACCGGACGCCTGGAACTCAAAGTGGGCGAATTGCCGCTAACCCTGCGCTTCGTAAGGGGAGAAGTGGTAGGCGGGGGAATCTGGGACTGGGAGGGCCTCGAGGCCATCAGCACCTTTCCCCTCCATGCCCACGAGGGCCATTTCGAGTTCGTCAACGAACTCCAAACGGGCACGCCACTGATGGGCTTCAAGACCTTCATGGGCGAGTGGGCCCGCCTCAACGACGAGTGGAGCCGCTTTCACCGCTTGCTCGATTCGCCCAGTCGGGTGGTGGAGAGCCCGCGCCCGGTCGAGCCCTTCGCGATTCTGGTCGGTGGAAAGAGCGTCAGGGCCGCGGCCAAGGCCTGGGGTGTACCCTTGATCGTGGCCGCCGAGCGGGCCTGGCGTGGGCTGCACGAGGGGGACCTGGTACCGCTGCGCAAGTACGCCTGGTTTGCCTTACGCATCCGCCATCCCTCTGCCCGCCGCACCCAAGCCAGCAGCCTCACCCGCCTCGAGGATAAGATCACCGTGGCCCTCGATGGCACCCGCAACATGGGCGAAATCATCCAGAGTGGGGGCCTCGAGCTCAGCGCGGTGCGCCGCTATCTGGTCGGGGCGCTGCTCTCGGGCGAGATTCAGCCCCCCGGTCGGGGCTGGTTGCTGCGCGACCTGCTGTGGGAGTTGGAAGCGGAAACCCGGAGCAGCGCGCCCGCTTGA
- a CDS encoding bifunctional ADP-dependent NAD(P)H-hydrate dehydratase/NAD(P)H-hydrate epimerase, producing the protein MRLFTSQHMRQADAMAAQLGFPSLLLMEAAGRAVAEWVLERFPGRPVAVLCGKGNNGGDGLVAARYLALAGVAVRVFAAEGPSGDAAQMQRALQAHGLELHPLEEWQPQPGEVIVDALFGTGLNRRLEAFWAELVGRINTSSCPVLAVDLPSGLPFEPCVRADWTVALAALKDEHLFYPWREACGRIVLMEIGMPQRSLFQPDLPELLTPQAMAALLPHRPGNAHKGSVGRVLIAGGYANYTGAPALAALGAHRAGAGLVSVAYPAGLELHLPLESVRHPQERWSPEGLSHVRAEAAAVGMGAGPQAELAAQAVLSRRIPTVLDADALQPGIVESYARAHTPTVITPHPGEAARLLESEVASITASPLEAARTLAERFEGVTVVLKGGPTVLARRREKGVELAVNTTGNPAMASGGMGDVLCGVIAALLAAGLEPWDAARLGVYLHGLSGDRRGQVGLLAHDLAEELPQARAALERGEVRAFWEWE; encoded by the coding sequence ATGCGGCTGTTCACCTCCCAACACATGCGCCAGGCCGACGCCATGGCTGCCCAACTGGGTTTTCCCAGCCTACTGCTGATGGAAGCGGCGGGCAGGGCCGTTGCTGAGTGGGTGCTGGAGCGCTTCCCCGGAAGACCGGTAGCCGTGCTGTGCGGCAAGGGCAACAACGGGGGCGATGGGCTGGTGGCGGCGCGCTACTTGGCGCTGGCCGGGGTCGCGGTGCGGGTCTTCGCGGCGGAAGGCCCCTCTGGCGACGCCGCCCAGATGCAGCGGGCCTTGCAGGCTCACGGTCTGGAGCTTCACCCGCTCGAGGAGTGGCAACCGCAGCCGGGGGAGGTCATCGTCGATGCCCTCTTCGGCACGGGCCTCAACCGCCGCCTCGAGGCTTTCTGGGCCGAGTTGGTGGGCCGGATCAACACCTCGTCGTGCCCGGTGCTCGCGGTGGATCTGCCCTCGGGCCTGCCCTTTGAGCCCTGCGTTCGAGCCGACTGGACGGTGGCGCTGGCCGCCCTCAAGGATGAGCACCTGTTCTATCCCTGGCGGGAGGCCTGCGGGCGCATCGTGCTGATGGAGATCGGGATGCCGCAGCGCTCCCTCTTCCAGCCCGACCTCCCCGAACTCCTGACCCCTCAGGCGATGGCAGCCCTGTTGCCTCACCGTCCGGGCAATGCCCATAAGGGCAGCGTAGGCCGGGTGCTGATCGCGGGGGGCTACGCCAACTACACCGGGGCCCCGGCGCTGGCCGCCTTGGGGGCACACCGGGCCGGAGCCGGTCTGGTGAGCGTGGCCTACCCCGCCGGGCTCGAGCTCCATCTGCCATTGGAATCCGTGCGTCATCCGCAGGAGCGCTGGTCGCCAGAGGGCCTGAGCCACGTCAGGGCCGAAGCTGCCGCAGTCGGAATGGGCGCGGGACCACAGGCTGAGCTGGCGGCACAGGCCGTGCTGTCACGCCGAATACCCACCGTCCTAGACGCCGACGCCCTGCAGCCGGGAATCGTGGAATCGTATGCTCGAGCCCACACCCCCACCGTGATCACCCCCCACCCCGGCGAGGCAGCACGCTTGCTGGAAAGCGAGGTCGCTTCCATCACAGCGAGCCCGCTCGAGGCCGCCCGCACACTGGCCGAACGCTTCGAGGGGGTGACGGTGGTGCTCAAGGGCGGGCCAACGGTCCTGGCGCGGCGGAGGGAGAAGGGGGTTGAACTGGCGGTCAACACCACCGGCAACCCGGCCATGGCCAGTGGGGGGATGGGCGACGTGCTCTGCGGAGTCATCGCCGCCCTGCTGGCGGCGGGGCTGGAGCCGTGGGATGCGGCGCGGCTGGGCGTGTACCTGCACGGCCTCAGCGGGGACCGCCGGGGCCAGGTGGGTTTGCTGGCTCACGATCTGGCCGAAGAGCTGCCCCAGGCCAGGGCCGCGCTCGAGCGCGGCGAGGTCAGGGCTTTCTGGGAGTGGGAGTAG
- a CDS encoding ABC transporter ATP-binding protein, which yields MVLREVRKAYPGFSLELSLSVPKGQTLALLGPSGSGKSTVLRLIAGLEYPDSGSIRMEGRDLLALPPEKRRVGMLFQDFALFPHLSVYENIAFGLREAGWPRERLERRVRALLEQTHLTPQAHKLPHLLSGGERQRVALARAMAPNPDLLLLDEPLGALDRRLRETLILELRELLSGDGPTAIVVTHDQQEAFLLADQVAVMREGRLAQLGSPETLYRQPADPWVARFLGHRNLLSPEQSSRLGLPRKTHLIPSAALELGRGPQARVLERLFLGERVGYWLEWQGLRLYCEGGESAWQEGQSLLLSLDLSRVIPLEGT from the coding sequence CTGGTTTTGCGGGAAGTGCGCAAGGCTTATCCGGGCTTCAGCCTCGAGCTCTCCCTGAGCGTGCCCAAGGGGCAGACCCTGGCCCTGCTGGGTCCTTCGGGCTCGGGCAAGAGCACCGTGCTGCGGCTGATCGCCGGCCTCGAGTACCCCGACTCCGGCTCCATCCGCATGGAGGGGCGGGATCTGCTGGCCCTGCCCCCGGAAAAACGCCGGGTGGGAATGCTGTTTCAGGATTTTGCCCTCTTTCCTCACCTCAGCGTCTACGAGAACATCGCTTTCGGGTTGCGCGAGGCGGGCTGGCCCAGGGAGCGGCTGGAGCGACGGGTGCGGGCCTTGCTCGAGCAGACCCATCTCACCCCTCAGGCGCACAAGCTGCCCCACCTGCTCTCCGGTGGCGAGCGGCAGCGGGTGGCACTGGCGCGGGCCATGGCCCCCAACCCCGACCTGCTCCTGCTGGACGAGCCACTGGGCGCACTGGACCGCAGGTTGCGCGAGACGCTCATCCTCGAGTTGCGGGAGCTGCTCTCGGGCGATGGCCCCACCGCCATCGTGGTCACCCACGACCAGCAGGAAGCCTTTCTGCTGGCCGACCAGGTCGCGGTGATGCGGGAGGGACGCCTGGCACAGCTCGGTTCTCCCGAAACCCTCTACCGCCAGCCCGCCGACCCCTGGGTGGCGCGTTTTCTGGGTCATCGCAACCTGCTCTCGCCCGAGCAGTCGTCCCGGCTGGGGCTGCCCCGCAAGACCCACCTAATTCCCTCGGCGGCGCTGGAGCTGGGGCGGGGCCCACAGGCGCGGGTGCTCGAGCGGCTGTTCCTGGGCGAGCGGGTGGGCTACTGGCTGGAGTGGCAGGGGCTGCGCTTGTACTGCGAGGGTGGCGAAAGTGCCTGGCAGGAAGGCCAGAGCTTGCTATTGAGCCTCGACCTCAGCCGGGTCATCCCCTTGGAGGGCACGTGA
- a CDS encoding 30S ribosomal protein THX, whose protein sequence is MGKGDRRTRRGKIWRGTFGKYRPRPKK, encoded by the coding sequence ATGGGTAAGGGCGACCGTCGTACCCGCAGGGGCAAAATCTGGCGCGGTACCTTTGGCAAGTACCGTCCCCGCCCCAAGAAGTAA
- the tyrS gene encoding tyrosine--tRNA ligase → MTVEETLNSLKRGAVEIIPEEDLRKKLEAGRRLTIKLGLDPTRPDIHIGHAVVLRKMRQFQEFGHKVVIIIGDFTAMIGDPSGRSATRPPLTLEETRANARSYVEQVSKILHRDPERFELRYNSEWLESLGFKEVIKLASQLTVAQMLEREDFKNRYTSGVPISIHEFLYPFAQGYDSVPIAADVEMGGTDQKFNLLVGREVQRAYGLPEQVAFIMPLLEGSDGRKMSKSYDNYIGINEEPAVVFKKLMQVIDPLLPRYFELCTDLEPGEVRGVLEKGGMVGAHRVLARLLTGAYAQELIPARLDRAFYEGLGYSLEAAGHDRDAGSMEVVRQAEERYYQVAKNIIPEDIPIITVPSAELSGGSIAVSRLFTLAGLTASNGEAKRLIQNRGLRIDGEVVADPNAQVALERPLVLQRGKDRFVRVEVIPDSKR, encoded by the coding sequence ATGACGGTTGAGGAAACCCTTAACTCACTCAAACGGGGAGCGGTAGAGATCATCCCCGAGGAAGACCTGCGCAAGAAGCTCGAGGCGGGGCGCAGGCTCACCATCAAGCTCGGCTTAGACCCCACCCGCCCGGACATCCACATCGGGCACGCCGTGGTCTTGCGCAAGATGCGCCAGTTCCAGGAGTTCGGGCACAAAGTGGTCATCATCATCGGCGACTTCACCGCCATGATCGGTGACCCCTCGGGCCGCAGCGCCACCCGCCCACCGCTGACGCTCGAAGAAACCCGCGCCAATGCCCGGAGCTACGTAGAGCAGGTCTCCAAGATCCTGCACCGAGATCCGGAGCGCTTCGAACTGCGTTACAACTCGGAGTGGTTGGAGAGCCTGGGCTTCAAGGAGGTCATCAAGTTGGCCTCACAACTCACCGTGGCGCAGATGCTCGAGCGCGAGGACTTCAAAAATCGCTACACCTCGGGCGTCCCCATCTCCATCCACGAGTTCCTCTACCCCTTCGCCCAAGGCTACGACTCGGTGCCCATCGCAGCCGACGTGGAGATGGGCGGCACCGACCAGAAGTTCAACCTGCTCGTAGGCCGCGAGGTCCAGCGGGCCTATGGCCTGCCGGAGCAGGTAGCCTTCATCATGCCGCTTCTGGAGGGCTCTGACGGGCGCAAGATGTCCAAGAGCTACGACAACTACATTGGCATCAACGAGGAGCCCGCCGTGGTCTTCAAGAAGCTGATGCAGGTCATAGACCCGCTACTGCCGCGCTATTTTGAGCTGTGCACCGATCTGGAGCCTGGGGAGGTCAGGGGGGTGCTCGAGAAAGGCGGCATGGTCGGGGCGCACCGGGTACTGGCCCGCCTGCTCACCGGGGCTTACGCTCAGGAGCTGATCCCAGCACGACTGGACCGAGCCTTCTACGAGGGACTGGGGTACAGCCTCGAGGCCGCCGGGCATGACCGTGACGCGGGCAGCATGGAGGTCGTTCGCCAGGCCGAGGAGCGGTACTACCAGGTTGCCAAAAACATCATTCCGGAGGACATTCCCATCATTACGGTCCCCTCCGCCGAGCTCAGCGGGGGAAGCATCGCAGTATCCCGACTGTTCACTCTGGCTGGGCTCACCGCCTCCAACGGCGAAGCCAAGCGCCTGATCCAGAACCGGGGCCTGCGCATCGATGGCGAGGTGGTGGCCGACCCCAACGCCCAGGTTGCCCTCGAGCGGCCCCTGGTGCTCCAGCGGGGCAAGGATCGCTTCGTGCGGGTGGAGGTTATACCAGATTCAAAGAGATAA
- a CDS encoding thiamine diphosphokinase → MSRFAILLGGSLELTPRLRRELERSGGLRVIAADGGMAHAQVLGLPVELWVGDFDSSPPELLAQYPEVPREVYPREKDKTDGELAIAAARSRGARELLLLGALGGQSDHSLAHLTLALALAKQGLSIVLSSGLEEAHPLLPGRFHFDFPPSTPFSLIPLTDLRGLGIRGARWELVQSQVALGDSLTLSNQVARPEGLEVELAQGYGVLIARFGYYTRFG, encoded by the coding sequence GTGAGCCGTTTCGCCATCCTGCTGGGCGGGAGTTTGGAGCTCACCCCCCGTCTGCGCCGGGAACTCGAGCGCAGCGGGGGCTTGCGGGTCATCGCCGCCGATGGCGGGATGGCCCATGCCCAGGTCCTGGGGCTTCCGGTGGAGCTGTGGGTCGGGGATTTCGACTCCAGTCCCCCCGAGCTGCTGGCTCAGTACCCCGAGGTGCCCCGCGAGGTGTACCCCAGGGAGAAAGACAAGACCGACGGCGAGCTGGCTATCGCAGCGGCGCGCTCGAGGGGAGCGAGGGAATTGCTGTTGTTGGGGGCGCTGGGTGGCCAGAGCGACCACAGCCTGGCCCACCTCACCCTAGCCCTGGCCCTGGCCAAGCAGGGGCTCAGCATCGTCCTCAGCAGCGGCCTCGAGGAGGCCCACCCCCTGTTGCCGGGCCGCTTCCACTTCGACTTTCCCCCCTCGACTCCCTTCAGCCTCATCCCCCTGACCGACCTGCGCGGGCTGGGCATCCGGGGAGCCCGCTGGGAGCTGGTACAGTCCCAGGTCGCGCTGGGCGACAGCCTGACCCTGTCTAACCAGGTCGCCCGCCCCGAGGGCCTGGAAGTCGAACTGGCCCAAGGCTACGGGGTGCTGATTGCGCGATTCGGGTATTATACCAGATTCGGTTAG